The following coding sequences are from one Musa acuminata AAA Group cultivar baxijiao chromosome BXJ1-6, Cavendish_Baxijiao_AAA, whole genome shotgun sequence window:
- the LOC103987093 gene encoding uncharacterized protein At2g33490 isoform X2: protein MKSPLRMFRGLKLGRQEAKEEKQQHRPPMNMDDLIQATQDMQDMRSCCDSILSASATTANNAHEFSEALEELGTCLLKKTALNDDEDSGRALMMMGKAQFALQKIFDVYRIHILRTMDKPSRSLLRELEVVEELKRLCDNKREIYKNMLAAHRVKGRSKYSKCESISSKELQEAQANYEEKAALFVFRLKTLKKNQFQSLLKQATSHHAAQLSFFRKGLKTLEMVESYVGAVAERHHIDYHDNGELSFDYQKNFQEKNVIYTSRNSIEESPEKSQLDMHWRPGYCCQSAPIFAVKKPDSTEKIGKPSLSTRKFCSYVLPTPVDDRPPESSPSTAPYLETKGSWSTPLWHSSPLEAKNTVKDFKASELPNPTKSLKNSIPRESNIYSGPISMPSYFSEKLSVPQYNRQTAFGMNNLKRQAFSGPLRSKSFSSKPLFSSPDYRPVEFPSVVSSAPQHMLKPQSYVSRKVAPKTSSPPVSSIKISELHELPRPPVDSEKTTGLSNLVGYSGPLVSKSQVLTARRNMPSDFSYKASPLPPPLEPMDRSFSIPSNSQRIPIPTFARLLASPCNPVTIEEITSPPLTPLSLVTRLPVSTIS from the exons ATGAAGTCGCCGCTGAGAATGTTTCGAGGCTTGAAGCTTGGCAGGCAGGAGGCCAAGGAGGAGAAGCAGCAGCATCGGCCCCCGATGAATATGGATGATCTTATCCAGGCCACGCAG GATATGCAGGATATGAGGAGCTGCTGTGATAGCATACTGTCTGCATCAGCTACTACTGCTAATAATGCACATG AGTTCTCAGAAGCACTGGAGGAACTGGGCACCTGTTTACTTAAGAAAACTGCATTAAATGACGATGAAGATAGTG GTAGGGCTTTAATGATGATGGGAAAAGCACAATTTGCTCTGCAGAAAATTTTTGATGTCTAT CGCATCCATATCTTACGGACAATGGATAAGCCATCAAGGTCCCTTCTTAGAGAGCTCGAAGTTGTAGAG GAATTGAAACGCCTTTGTGACAATAAAAG AGAGATCTATAAAAATATGTTAGCGGCACATAGAGTCAAAGGGAGATCAAAGTATTCTAAATGTGAATCTATCTCATCAAAGGAGTTGCAAGAAGCTCAAGCCAATTATGAAGAAAAGGCAGCCTTATTTGTTTTCCGATTGAAAACATTGAAGAAAAATCAATTTCAAAGTCTTCTTAAGCAAGCTACTAGCCACCATGCTGCACAG CTTAGTTTCTTCAGGAAAGGACTGAAGACTCTTGAGATGGTTGAATCATATGTTGGCGCAGTTGCTGAGCGACACCATATCGATTACCA TGACAACGGGGAGCTAAGTTTTGATTATCAAAAAAATTTCCAAGAAAAAAATGTTATTTATACATCTAGAAACTCCATAGAG GAGAGTCCTGAGAAAAGCCAATTAGATATGCATTGGAGACCTGGGTATTGCTGCCAATCAGCACCAATTTTTGCTGTTAAGAAGCCTGATTCAACAGAGAAGATAGGAAAACCATCCTTATCAACTAGAAAGTTTTGCTCTTATGTTCTACCTACACCAGTTGATGATAGACCTCCAGAATCAAGTCCCAGTACTGCTCCTTACCTTGAAACAAAGGGTAGTTGGTCAACACCACTGTGGCATTCATCTCCATTAGAGGCAAAAAACACTGTAAAAGATTTCAAGGCGAGTGAATTGCCCAATCCCACGAAGTCTTTAAAGAACTCAATACCTAGAGAGAGCAATATTTATAGTGGGCCCATCAGTATGCCATCTTATTTCTCAGAGAAGCTGTCAGTGCCACAATATAATCGGCAAACAGCTTTCGGTATGAATAATTTAAAACGACAAGCCTTCTCTGGTCCATTGAGGAGCAAATCATTTTCAAGCAAACCTCTATTTTCTTCTCCTGATTATAGACCTGTGGAATTTCCCTCTGTAGTCTCTTCAGCACCCCAACATATGTTGAAACCTCAATCATATGTTTCTCGAAAGGTGGCTCCTAAAACCTCATCACCTCCTGTTTCATCTATAAAAATCAGTGAGCTTCATGAACTTCCTAGGCCTCCAGTTGATTCAGAGAAGACAACAGGGCTATCCAATTTGGTTGGTTATTCTGGTCCCTTGGTCTCTAAAAGCCAAGTGCTTACTGCAAGAAGGAATATGCCATCGGATTTTTCATATAAGGCATCACCATTGCCACCACCTCTTGAACCTATGGACCGCAGTTTCTCAATACCTTCTAATAGTCAAAGAATACCAATACCTACATTTGCTAGGTTGTTGGCGTCTCCTTGCAATCCAGTCACAATAGAAGAAATCACTTCACCACCTCTCACACCTTTATCTCTGGTGACAAGACTTCCGGTATCAACAATTTCATAA
- the LOC103987093 gene encoding uncharacterized protein At2g33490 isoform X1, protein MKSPLRMFRGLKLGRQEAKEEKQQHRPPMNMDDLIQATQDMQDMRSCCDSILSASATTANNAHEFSEALEELGTCLLKKTALNDDEDSGRALMMMGKAQFALQKIFDVYRIHILRTMDKPSRSLLRELEVVEELKRLCDNKREIYKNMLAAHRVKGRSKYSKCESISSKELQEAQANYEEKAALFVFRLKTLKKNQFQSLLKQATSHHAAQLSFFRKGLKTLEMVESYVGAVAERHHIDYQFSDLEYVGLDYDDDGDDGGDNYCGYDGSDNGELSFDYQKNFQEKNVIYTSRNSIEESPEKSQLDMHWRPGYCCQSAPIFAVKKPDSTEKIGKPSLSTRKFCSYVLPTPVDDRPPESSPSTAPYLETKGSWSTPLWHSSPLEAKNTVKDFKASELPNPTKSLKNSIPRESNIYSGPISMPSYFSEKLSVPQYNRQTAFGMNNLKRQAFSGPLRSKSFSSKPLFSSPDYRPVEFPSVVSSAPQHMLKPQSYVSRKVAPKTSSPPVSSIKISELHELPRPPVDSEKTTGLSNLVGYSGPLVSKSQVLTARRNMPSDFSYKASPLPPPLEPMDRSFSIPSNSQRIPIPTFARLLASPCNPVTIEEITSPPLTPLSLVTRLPVSTIS, encoded by the exons ATGAAGTCGCCGCTGAGAATGTTTCGAGGCTTGAAGCTTGGCAGGCAGGAGGCCAAGGAGGAGAAGCAGCAGCATCGGCCCCCGATGAATATGGATGATCTTATCCAGGCCACGCAG GATATGCAGGATATGAGGAGCTGCTGTGATAGCATACTGTCTGCATCAGCTACTACTGCTAATAATGCACATG AGTTCTCAGAAGCACTGGAGGAACTGGGCACCTGTTTACTTAAGAAAACTGCATTAAATGACGATGAAGATAGTG GTAGGGCTTTAATGATGATGGGAAAAGCACAATTTGCTCTGCAGAAAATTTTTGATGTCTAT CGCATCCATATCTTACGGACAATGGATAAGCCATCAAGGTCCCTTCTTAGAGAGCTCGAAGTTGTAGAG GAATTGAAACGCCTTTGTGACAATAAAAG AGAGATCTATAAAAATATGTTAGCGGCACATAGAGTCAAAGGGAGATCAAAGTATTCTAAATGTGAATCTATCTCATCAAAGGAGTTGCAAGAAGCTCAAGCCAATTATGAAGAAAAGGCAGCCTTATTTGTTTTCCGATTGAAAACATTGAAGAAAAATCAATTTCAAAGTCTTCTTAAGCAAGCTACTAGCCACCATGCTGCACAG CTTAGTTTCTTCAGGAAAGGACTGAAGACTCTTGAGATGGTTGAATCATATGTTGGCGCAGTTGCTGAGCGACACCATATCGATTACCAGTTTAGTGATCTTGAATATGTTGGCTTGGactatgatgatgatggtgatgatggtgGTGATAACTATTGTGGTTATGATGGCAGTGACAACGGGGAGCTAAGTTTTGATTATCAAAAAAATTTCCAAGAAAAAAATGTTATTTATACATCTAGAAACTCCATAGAG GAGAGTCCTGAGAAAAGCCAATTAGATATGCATTGGAGACCTGGGTATTGCTGCCAATCAGCACCAATTTTTGCTGTTAAGAAGCCTGATTCAACAGAGAAGATAGGAAAACCATCCTTATCAACTAGAAAGTTTTGCTCTTATGTTCTACCTACACCAGTTGATGATAGACCTCCAGAATCAAGTCCCAGTACTGCTCCTTACCTTGAAACAAAGGGTAGTTGGTCAACACCACTGTGGCATTCATCTCCATTAGAGGCAAAAAACACTGTAAAAGATTTCAAGGCGAGTGAATTGCCCAATCCCACGAAGTCTTTAAAGAACTCAATACCTAGAGAGAGCAATATTTATAGTGGGCCCATCAGTATGCCATCTTATTTCTCAGAGAAGCTGTCAGTGCCACAATATAATCGGCAAACAGCTTTCGGTATGAATAATTTAAAACGACAAGCCTTCTCTGGTCCATTGAGGAGCAAATCATTTTCAAGCAAACCTCTATTTTCTTCTCCTGATTATAGACCTGTGGAATTTCCCTCTGTAGTCTCTTCAGCACCCCAACATATGTTGAAACCTCAATCATATGTTTCTCGAAAGGTGGCTCCTAAAACCTCATCACCTCCTGTTTCATCTATAAAAATCAGTGAGCTTCATGAACTTCCTAGGCCTCCAGTTGATTCAGAGAAGACAACAGGGCTATCCAATTTGGTTGGTTATTCTGGTCCCTTGGTCTCTAAAAGCCAAGTGCTTACTGCAAGAAGGAATATGCCATCGGATTTTTCATATAAGGCATCACCATTGCCACCACCTCTTGAACCTATGGACCGCAGTTTCTCAATACCTTCTAATAGTCAAAGAATACCAATACCTACATTTGCTAGGTTGTTGGCGTCTCCTTGCAATCCAGTCACAATAGAAGAAATCACTTCACCACCTCTCACACCTTTATCTCTGGTGACAAGACTTCCGGTATCAACAATTTCATAA
- the LOC103987094 gene encoding uncharacterized protein LOC103987094, whose product MADLVYHAFAFVALFSHGLYHLISATRAHLAVPSSSFSTSGRGAAVAADHTARPYYPLALAAHRHHLLRHLPLYLALLCLLVAVAVHAFFSSPDGARAAAQRFSYLESAAALFLFVLLATSILILPLPADVVFLLAALAFALLSAASAHSAAAYQQSELQSKCDSISSLVSAASATSALVVAIAPRLFVAELALAASIALQGLWSFQTGISLYVDAFIPEGCHQILGVRDISTNCDLDSSLHRAAALLDLAFALHATLIAITTSIVCATSTRAYSSSGLVRRHNGDSYEALPASLSTGTLSDMDHIQMKAFSKSSTQA is encoded by the coding sequence ATGGCGGATCTTGTGTACCACGCATTTGCTTTCGTCGCCTTGTTCTCTCACGGCCTTTACCATCTGATCTCAGCCACCCGCGCCCACCTCGCCGTCCCGTCGTCCTCCTTCTCCACCTCCGGTCGCGGTGCTGCCGTCGCTGCCGACCATACCGCCCGCCCCTACTACCCGCTCGCACTCGCCGCCCACCGTCACCACCTACTCCGCCACCTCCCCCTCTACCTCGCCCTCCTCTGCCTCCTCGTCGCCGTCGCGGTCCACGCCTTTTTCTCCTCGCCCGATGGAGCCCGTGCTGCCGCCCAACGCTTCTCCTACCTCGAGTCGGCCGCCgccctcttcctctttgtcctcctCGCCACCTCCATCTTGATCCTCCCACTCCCGGCGGACGTCGTCTTCCTCCTCGCCGCCCTCGCGTTTGCCCTCCTCTCCGCTGCATCCGCCCACTCGGCCGCCGCATACCAGCAATCCGAACTCCAGTCCAAGTGCGACTCCATCTCCTCGCTTGTCTCTGCTGCATCTGCTACCTCCGCGCTCGTTGTGGCCATTGCTCCGAGGCTCTTCGTTGCGGAGCTCGCCTTGGCAGCCTCCATTGCCCTCCAAGGTCTCTGGTCATTCCAGACCGGCATCTCCCTCTACGTCGACGCCTTTATTCCCGAGGGTTGCCACCAGATACTGGGTGTCCGCGACATCTCCACCAACTGTGATCTTGACAGTTCCCTCCACCGCGCCGCTGCGCTCCTTGATCTGGCCTTTGCCCTCCACGCCACCCTCATTGCCATTACCACCTCGATCGTGTGTGCTACCTCGACCAGGGCATACAGTAGCAGTGGGCTCGTCCGAAGGCACAATGGAGATTCCTACGAGGCTCTGCCGGCCTCATTATCGACCGGAACTCTCTCAGATATGGATCACATTCAGATGAAGGCGTTCTCCAAGAGCTCAACGCAGGCCTAA
- the LOC135675872 gene encoding probable 3-beta-hydroxysteroid-Delta(8),Delta(7)-isomerase, with protein sequence MAAAEAGHWEHPYVPKDLKLPDYVPCFLSQKDILVPYLGTSFLLVSLIWLFSGRSKLSKTDRLLMCWWAFTGLTHIILEGYFAFSPDFYKEKTPHFLAEVWKEYSKGDSRYAGRDAGIVTVEGITAVLEGPASLLAVYAIATRKPYSYILQFAVCLGQLYGCLLYFITAFLEGDNFATSPYYYWAYYVGANSSWVVIPLLIAIRSWKKITAALQAEKKMKTR encoded by the exons ATGGCGGCTGCGGAAGCGGGACACTGGGAGCACCCGTACGTGCCGAAGGATCTGAAGCTGCCGGACTATGTCCCCTGCTTCCTCTCCCAGAAGGACATCCTCGTTCCCTATCTCGGCACCTCCTTCCTCCTCGTCTCCCTCATCTGGCTCTTCTCCG GACGATCAAAGTTGTCTAAGACTGATAGGTTGCTTATGTGCTGGTGGGCATTCACGGGGCTGACACATATTATACTTGAGGGATACTTCGCTTTCTCTCCTGATTTTTACAAGGAGAAAACTCCACATTTTCTAGCTGAAGTCT GGAAGGAATATAGCAAAGGTGACTCTAGATATGCTGGAAGAGATGCAGGTATTGTCACTGTTGAAGGTATCACTGCTGTTCTAGAGGGTCCAGCCAGCCTTCTTGCAGT GTACGCAATTGCCACTAGGAAACCCTACAGTTATATTCTTCAGTTTGCAGTTTGTCTTGGCCAGCTCTATGGTTGCCTGCTTTACTTCATAACTGCTTTCCTGGAGGGTGACAACTTTGCAACAAGCCCTTACTATTATTGGGCATACTATGTCGGAGCAAACAGCTCATGGGTTGTCATCCCCTTGCTGATTGCGATCAGGAGCTGGAAGAAGATAACTGCAGCACTTCAAGCAGAGAAAAAGATGAAAACtagatga
- the LOC135675873 gene encoding protein LAX PANICLE 2-like yields MVPARNLLRRHCDSYGAYFSGGDPRFHDLDGLSSLKLNKLMADEPSPAPEDEQFGRDDGGSGDWLQLGLGTPPPLVPTDAAPGRTATTQLELFSARPSSSASPAPGTCPVAWPGVSGFRAPMMGMAMTMVPWMSHRREMPWGRCNPNLAMGGSSATTTLPPVMPEFVARQFVYPIPGSATPSGPEVLPEMRVVTPPRRPQSGVWIMLQAARDQGREPFLPQIPRSYLRIKDGRMTVGLLMKYLVNKLGLENAHEVEITCREQLLLPFLTLLHVRDNIWRSREETTTTTTLLRDSGSGTDHVMMLQYGRSAYTEARSRA; encoded by the exons ATGGTCCCTGCTAGGAACCTCCTCCGGCGGCACTGCGACTCCTACGGGGCTTACTTCTCCGGTGGGGACCCTCGGTTCCATGATTTGGACGGCTTGTCTTCGTTGAAGCTGAACAAGTTGATGGCTGACGAGCCCTCTCCGGCTCCGGAAGACGAGCAATTCGGGCGCGACGACGGCGGCTCCGGAGACTGGCTCCAATTAGGTTTGGGGACTCCTCCTCCCTTGGTTCCCACGGACGCGGCGCCGGGAAGGACGGCAACGACGCAGCTCGAGTTGTTCTCCGCTCGGCCGTCCTCGTCGGCGTCGCCCGCGCCCGGTACGTGCCCTGTTGCTTGGCCGGGGGTCAGCGGCTTCCGTGCTCCGATGATGGGGATGGCGATGACGATGGTGCCGTGGATGAGTCACAGGCGGGAGATGCCATGGGGGCGTTGCAATCCTAATCTCGCCATGGGCGGTAGCTCAGCGACGACGACGCTGCCACCGGTGATGCCGGAGTTCGTCGCACGACAGTTCGTGTACCCCATACCAGGCTCAGCGACGCCGTCAGGCCCAGAGGTTCTGCCGGAGATGAGGGTTGTCACCCCGCCGAGACGACCGCAATCGGGTGTTTGGATCATGCTTCAGGCCGCGAGAGATCA AGGGAGGGAGCCTTTTCTGCCTCAGATACCCAGGAGCTACTTGAGGATTAA GGACGGGAGGATGACAGTGGGGTTGCTGATGAAGTACTTGGTGAACAAGCTGGGTTTAGAGAATGCACACGAG GTGGAGATCACGTGCAGAGAACAGCTGCTGCTACCCTTCTTGACGCTGCTGCACGTCCGGGACAACATATGGCGGTCGAGGgaggagacgacgacgacgacgacgctgCTCCGAGATTCGGGCAGCGGCACGGATCACGTCATGATGTTGCAGTACGGCAGGAGTGCGTACACGGAGGCTCGATCGCGCGCGTGA